ACGGCAAAATCTACAAAGATGAAGAGACTGCTATGGAGGAATTACATCAGTATCTAATCGAAGATGAGGGCTCTTGGGTATTAGGCGACAATTTCCTCGTATTCGTGCAGCGTGTTTTGCGTGAAGATAACTTTTCACCCGACACACGTGTGCATTTAATACGTACATTGGCCTACGCCGCACTAAAGGATGATGTCATTATTATATTGCATCAAGATCGACGCGATCATTCGCTCATGAATTATGCACAAGACATTGAGAAACATACGCCAGAAGAGCAACAAGCGTGGGCGATGTTTGTAAGACGATGCACACAATTCATTAAAATGAAAAGTGAATAATTATCACCCGACAATTTCAGATGTGTAATCTTTTTGAGAATGTCGGACCCTCCGAGTGGTTGCTTTATATCTCGGAATGGGATTATTTGGGTCAGACAATATCGAATATACGCGTGACAACCAAGGTGGCGGTGCACTGCATACTCTCCAATTGTCCACAATTGAAGAACAGCGGTTCGATGATGCTCTACAACATCGCTATAAAGGAGGTGAAGACAGTGGTAAGCATGTTACTGTGTATTTTCGATTTCAACCATTATTAAGTGcggttttattatttaataaattgatttgtAGGTCTTTGATGATATCGCTGTGGAGCTGGCCATGGCCATTTTGCAATTCTTCCAAAGCAATCCGGCGGAGGAGCAAGTCTTCCGCACACTTAAAGCACTGGCACGTTTTCTGGAGGTGAACATTATTTATtacttcttgttgttgttatttatatgCACCATTAAATATTCAAGGTATCCGCTGATGTTGCTGCCATTATACAAATGATCGGTCCACATCCTAAGCAATTTGCTGGCATGAGCGAACGTGTCGATGAGCTGGTGAATAAGATTAGCCGCAAGGTGCCAGCTTAAAGccaaactataaaaatataacacttAAAGGGGCATAAGCTCTTGTCACTGCAGAtacatttatttcataatttttctattattttattatgcgtTCAAACATTTTATTGCAATAAGCACTTTTTCTAAAGTAATACCagcgattttttataataaaaaaagattattaagaAACAAGATGTTATAGGCAGTTCTTCGCTTTTAGTTGGTTTTAGTTCTAAACTTCGCTTCATTTGAATTTATACCGCTGAATCGCTGCAACACCAGCTGAAGATATTCCCTTTGTTGGCTCGTAATTGTAACCAGTTTTTTTGATTTGACACAAACATTTCCGATGGCAATTGCGTTTCTTGTGCAGCGGCATCAACTAACCGAAAATTAGAAGAAATATGCGTATATAGTTACAAGAGAAACGACCAGAAATACACAATCCACCACTCACCTCCCACCGTTTTTCGATCGTAATTAAATTTCGGCGTTTGTATAATCGAAATTACATCCTCCGGCTTGCGTAACAGTATTTTACCTACACCCTTACACATGCGCAACACCTCGTGATTACTCAACTTCTCCAACTGCTCGGTATTCAGCTGCGAACAAGCCAATATCCATTCACGTACACAATCGAAGTCATTCAGCAGTTGCACCGCACCGTTCACGCTGAACTTAATGCgtttcatataaatatagtcGAGCCAGGCTTCACAAatgattttcaaaatcaattttaaagtCACCAAATCCTTTGTAGCCTTAATGGCaggtaaaaatatttgatcCAGCACATAGTCGACGTAATCGTTTTTCACATCTTCGTCGAAGACACGCTGCTGCCAGTGGCTGGCAGGCGGAAAGGAAAGCTTGAAGTTGGCAAGACTGAGTATACGACACACTTCGGACATAATTTGCACGCATTCTTCATTTGTTTTCTGTAAAGGAAAAgatttaaagtaaataattgaAACGAAAGTCACCCTAAGTCACCTTGAGTTTGTCGATATTGACATTGATCTCCAATATCAATTTAGCACGCAACGCAACGTTTACAAGCATAAGGATATCGGTGAGATCGGCAGTTAACTTGGGTAGCTTATGCTTGCTGAAGCCGGCCAAGCACACACGCACATCGTGCTCCATTATGCGAAAGAAGCGATCCATTTGCCATTCACAGCATAGTTGCTTGGCTTGCTCCTTCACCCACAAACGCATCGAGTGTACGGAGTGATCTGACGAGTTATAGTTCAAATTTTATACATTATCATCAAAAAGCTTTAACGTGGCAATCAGTTTACTCACCAATGCGATGGAGAATAGGTATTTGTTCAGCAACAGGTAGGCTACTGATTTGCATTTGCGCTTCACTACTGGGAAAATAACTATTGCTTAATTCTATCAAATTCTGGAAGACTAGCACCCAAAAACTGCCGGTGTAAGTGCCAAGATGCTGCATGTAGGAGAACTGAGTATTAAAGCTAAATAAATCACATGAGGAGGCTGTgaattatcgataaatattgGTGAATATGCACTTAATATGCAAAACAGAGCGGAAAACTTGTCACCATTGtaactaaataaaaagtaattgtaCCTCCTCTTGACCCACGGGCCGATGTAACTGTAAAGCACGTTCCATCGTCGCTGGTCGACAATTTGTTGATAATAAAGCGTAACGAAACAATTGATCCCATACATTAACGGAAACGAAGTTTGTAAGGCTTTCGGCAACTCCGCGTAACGTTGAATAAACAGGTTCCGGAATATCTAGTAAAGGTTATTCTCATTCAATAGTATTTTGATGTTTACCACCTTAACTGCATTACTAACCTTCCACAGTATGGTGCTTCAACCAGTTTCTCATCATTTCCACGTGCGTTAACGGATAGCAAGCAAGCGGTGTATCGATCCACCATAAGATTATATGATCCAAAATAAGACCTACATTGGACCATAATATTCGAATGCCACGAGTAACAAACTCATTTAAATCTCCTCGAGTACAGGCTTTACCTATGAATATGACGGAATATATGTACAGATGGATTATGTTCATATCAGTATACGAATTATGAAAAGACAATATtatcgaaattaaaaaagtagtCTCTTCTTCCATTCTCCAAATGGGCTCTATCGAAAGGCTCGAGTTTGTAAACTTAATATTCCATTTTATAACTATAGATGTTATGAAAAAACCTAACCCCGAATATGCATAGATTCGACCTATAGTACGTGTATAACTCAAGCATTCCTAAGTCAAACGAACCTGAATATTGAAACGGAAAACACTTACCAAAACTGAAATAAAGTGTCCATAATTGACATTATGTTTGCAAATGATTCACTGAGCAGGCAcattaagtgggcggtgtcaaACATATGCACAAACAGTGATCATCTGGCGATTATAGCTCAAATTTCGTGTTCCCAAGAATCGGAACTACTTAACAGAAAAACTCAACGAAAGCGAAGCTGGAAGCAACAACAGTTCGATGCAGTCCTCTTTGAGCTAATCTGGAGTGTACCAAAGATAGCAGGTGACGATGCCGCCCAACTTGGTATAAAAGGACTGGTCGCAGCATGCGATACGACATTGCGCAACACAACACGCGGCGGCCTGTATATTGCCGGAATGAGGGATTTATAAAAATCGTCGATACATTATTCCCGAAAAGCAAGAGCTGTTCAATCCAAGTGGAGTATTCCAAGGCTCAGTATTAGGCCCACTCTAATGGAACTTCATGTATGATGGAGTGCTAAGAAGACATCAACCAAAAGACGTGAAACTAATAGCATATGCGGATGATCTCATGGTGGTGGTAGTGGTTAAACACCCTAAGA
The sequence above is drawn from the Bactrocera tryoni isolate S06 chromosome 1, CSIRO_BtryS06_freeze2, whole genome shotgun sequence genome and encodes:
- the LOC120766461 gene encoding uncharacterized protein LOC120766461, whose translation is MSDNNSETAAQQQHQRANGTERSQSTEEKEIPREPALVHKDINIKTELECLVRLLDGKIYKDEETAMEELHQYLIEDEGSWVLGDNFLVFVQRVLREDNFSPDTRVHLIRTLAYAALKDDVIIILHQDRRDHSLMNYAQDIEKHTPEEQQAWAMFMCNLFENVGPSEWLLYISEWDYLGQTISNIRVTTKVAVHCILSNCPQLKNSGSMMLYNIAIKEVKTVVFDDIAVELAMAILQFFQSNPAEEQVFRTLKALARFLEVSADVAAIIQMIGPHPKQFAGMSERVDELVNKISRKVPA
- the LOC120766460 gene encoding uncharacterized protein LOC120766460, which produces MSSTPKWYCRNKSTPPIQTFAEITKLGKELRRVTYRIAVDVKVDVFDEHNTLLEEVEHVCELYWNLKNESRNQDIHSLNKKIKRSPYNALLLQKYNVLMEINERRFCQLMFVLKQTVTQLLRKSSQSDMWLNWALQIANLHNKWNRRETLKDPNDCCEILSKEASVTGKEKPTQPEVTQETSGTTEWNANICSNMYPTLLLPQKPIDFAYILQHASQMRTEQNSLDLLFGLFNMSEQEQAEAAATAAGTSSGATLSAVAVATDLEVTAGAAVGDTCESTASSLEILRILTLNMHGDGVYIDYNNATDMDGGVRKEKSNCHKYAEHFLERERAYLSQLIAKSYDYCPSVFGKACTRGDLNEFVTRGIRILWSNVGLILDHIILWWIDTPLACYPLTHVEMMRNWLKHHTVEDIPEPVYSTLRGVAESLTNFVSVNVWDQLFRYALLSTNCRPATMERALQLHRPVGQEEHLGTYTGSFWVLVFQNLIELSNSYFPSSEAQMQISSLPVAEQIPILHRIDHSVHSMRLWVKEQAKQLCCEWQMDRFFRIMEHDVRVCLAGFSKHKLPKLTADLTDILMLVNVALRAKLILEINVNIDKLKKTNEECVQIMSEVCRILSLANFKLSFPPASHWQQRVFDEDVKNDYVDYVLDQIFLPAIKATKDLVTLKLILKIICEAWLDYIYMKRIKFSVNGAVQLLNDFDCVREWILACSQLNTEQLEKLSNHEVLRMCKGVGKILLRKPEDVISIIQTPKFNYDRKTVGVDAAAQETQLPSEMFVSNQKNWLQLRANKGNIFSWCCSDSAV